A stretch of the Serratia marcescens genome encodes the following:
- a CDS encoding (2Fe-2S)-binding protein has product MSIKTQPISLTINEKPYGPIEVPEGLMMIDFLHEYLDLTGSRLGCGQGICHACVAIVDHPSGTSEEVRTCITGAHFFNGKKVRTVEGHAKVDEQGEVVELSPIQQAFLEHYSFQCGYCTPGFVNAATIFVEKLKREPIAREQLESAIEQALDSHICRCTGYVRYYEAVRDVVLKTPGLLKETAQ; this is encoded by the coding sequence ATGAGCATTAAAACCCAGCCGATTTCCCTGACCATCAACGAGAAACCGTACGGCCCGATCGAGGTGCCGGAAGGCTTGATGATGATCGATTTCCTGCACGAGTATCTCGATCTGACCGGTTCGCGCCTCGGCTGCGGGCAGGGCATTTGCCACGCCTGCGTGGCGATCGTCGATCACCCGAGCGGCACCAGCGAAGAGGTGCGCACCTGCATCACCGGCGCGCATTTCTTCAACGGCAAGAAAGTGCGTACCGTCGAAGGCCACGCCAAGGTGGACGAGCAGGGCGAGGTGGTTGAACTGTCGCCGATCCAGCAGGCGTTTCTGGAACACTACAGCTTCCAGTGCGGCTACTGCACGCCGGGCTTCGTCAACGCCGCCACCATTTTCGTGGAAAAGCTCAAGCGTGAGCCTATCGCTCGCGAGCAGCTGGAAAGCGCCATCGAGCAGGCGCTGGACAGCCACATCTGCCGCTGCACCGGCTACGTGCGCTACTACGAAGCGGTGCGCGACGTGGTGCTGAAAACGCCGGGCCTGCTGAAGGAGACGGCGCAATGA